A genomic stretch from Lathyrus oleraceus cultivar Zhongwan6 chromosome 2, CAAS_Psat_ZW6_1.0, whole genome shotgun sequence includes:
- the LOC127118662 gene encoding serine/threonine-protein kinase CTR1 translates to MPHRATYFFPRQFPEKRLDESSNKILDHEKKKLGVNSTDTTFCIENDSPKSSFVTTTSNKDDVVSSPAKNSAVSDLLSTGGKFRCEQKQIAAFCDWLVDKRHTHHAHHTHHHHRRHHHHQHHHRHRSDQEPLLPDLHASEKDAVDRSFDREVSLPRLSSGSSYAASLFASDVTVTATFSSDDITREDTSLFRVSTNGSKRRNEQHQQKEEEEEEHEEEEKCSEENYARKYKESYELQLALAKRLSFLSSFGSEPVLTFDTGLETWDVESVSRRLWVTGCLSYTDKISDGFYNILGMNPYLWLMCNDMEEEGNCLPTLMALRAVEPNESSLEVILIDRREDSRLKVLQDKAQELYSASENTLMLVEKLGKLVAIFMGGTFPMEQGDMQRRWQMVSKRLRNFHQCVVLPIGSLSTGICRHRAILFKRLADYIGLPCRIARGCRYCASDHQSSILVKIKDDRQLSREYVVDLVGDPGNILGPDSSINGAYVSSTPSPFQISHLRKSQSPYVDDAASQVIGFNQISPQVIGFNQISPNNHLYSGRLQDEQRSKETDLLKNNNGFIYASVDQTCGGPSEALRPASEALLHDIPFVGKDSVVVQEISYNEIIAKGSSVVNGIQLKQEQVDSRQGAGDIPKYVNLEPSLAMDWLEISWDELRIKERVGAGSFGTVYRAEWHGSDVAVKVLSVQNFHDDQLKEFLSEVAIMKRVRHPNVVLFMGAVTKRPHLSIVTEYLPRGSLFRLIHRPVSNEIQDPRRRLRMAIDVAKGINYLHCLKPPIVHWDLKSPNLLVDKNWNVKVCDFGLSRFKANTFLSSKSVTGTPEWMAPEFLRGEPTNEKSDVYSFGVILWELVTLQQPWDGLSHAQVVGAVAFQNRRPSIPSNVSPVLASLTESCWADNPADRPSFASIVETLKKLLKSPADAIKMGGT, encoded by the exons ATGCCTCACAGAGCAACTTACTTTTTTCCTAGGCAATTTCCAGAGAAAAGATTGGATGAATCATCAAACAAGATTTTAGATCACGAGAAGAAAAAACTCGGAGTCAATTCAACGGATACTACTTTTTGCATTGAAAATGACTCACCCAAAAGCTCTTTTGTTACTACAACTTCTAATAAAGACGACGTCGTTTCCTCTCCAGCTAAAAACTCAGCTGTTTCTGATCTTCTTAGTACCGGCGGTAAGTTCCGATGCGAACAGAAGCAGATTGCTGCGTTTTGTGATTGGTTGGTTGATAAACGACATACTCATCATGCTCATCATACTCATCACCATCACCGTCGTCACCATCATCATCAGCATCACCACCGTCACCGATCGGACCAAGAGCCTCTGCTTCCGGATTTGCATGCGTCGGAAAAGGATGCTGTTGATCGGAGCTTTGATCGGGAGGTTTCGCTTCCGAGATTGTCGAGTGGAAGCAGTTATGCTGCGAGTTTGTTTGCTTCGGATGTTACCGTTACTGCTACATTCTCCAGTGATGACATTACGAGAGAAGATACGTCGTTGTTTCGTGTTTCTACAAATGGCTCTAAAAGAAGGAACGAACAACATCAACAAaaggaggaagaagaagaagaacatgaagaagaagaaaaatgcaGCGAAGAGAACTACGCTAGGAAGTATAAAGAGAGCTATGAACTACAACTTGCTTTGGCGAAGAGGCTTTCTTTCTTGTCAAGTTTTGGTTCTGAACCGGTTCTCACTTTCGATACTGGATTAGAAACTTGGGACGTTGAATCTGTTTCTCGTCGTTTATGG GTGACGGGGTGTTTGTCTTACACCGATAAGATTTCAGATGGATTTTATAACATATTGGGAATGAATCCGTATTTGTGGTTGATGTGTAATGACATGGAGGAAGAAGGGAATTGCCTTCCGACGTTGATGGCGCTTAGAGCGGTTGAACCCAATGAGAGTTCATTGGAAGTGATTCTTATTGATAGACGAGAGGATTCTCGTCTTAAGGTACTTCAAGATAAAGCTCAAGAGCTGTATTCTGCTTCTGAGAATACCTTGATGCTAGTTGAAAAGCTCGGAAAACTTGTTGCTATCTTTATGGG GGGCACCTTCCCTATGGAGCAAGGGGATATGCAAAGGAGGTGGCAGATGGTCAGTAAGAGGTTGAGGAATTTTCATCAGTGTGTTGTGCTTCCCATTGGTAGTTTGTCTACGGGAATCTGTAGGCACCGTGCAATTCTCTTCAAG AGATTGGCAGATTATATAGGTTTGCCATGCCGCATTGCTCGAGGTTGCAGGTACTGTGCATCGGATCATCAGTCATCTATTCTTGTCAAGATTAAAGACGACAGACAACTGTCAAG GGAGTATGTTGTTGACCTGGTTGGGGATCCAGGAAATATTCTTGGGCCAGATTCATCAATTAATGGAGCATATGTGTCTTCCACACCTTCCCCATTTCAAATTTCTCATTTGAGAAAATCTCAATCGCCCTATGTggatgatgcagcatctcaagTTATAGGTTTTAATCAGATATCTCCTCAAGTTATAGGATTTAATCAGATTTCTCCCAACAATCACCTGTATTCAG GCCGTTTACAGGACGAACAACGAAGTAAAGAAACTGATTTGCTGAAAAATAATAATGGCTTCATTTATGCTTCAGTCGATCAAACTTGTGGAG GTCCTTCTGAAGCTCTTCGCCCAGCCTCTGAAGCATTATTACATGACATTCCATTTGTTGGTAAAGATTCAGTTGTAGTCCAAGAAATTTCTTATAATGAGATCATTGCAAAGGGAAGTTCGGTGGTAAATGGTATCCAGTTAAAGCAAGAACAGGTAGACAGTAGACAGGGTGCTGGTGATATTCCAAAATATGTAAATCTTGAACCATCACTAGCAATGGACTGGCTTGAGATATCATGGGATGAGCTACGGATCAAAGAGCGCGTTGGTGCTG GATCATTTGGGACAGTGTACCGTGCCGAATGGCATGGATCA GATGTTGCTGTCAAAGTTTTATCAGTTCAGAATTTTCATGATGATCAGTTAAAAGAATTTTTGAGCGAG GTTGCAATAATGAAACGTGTTCGCCATCCAAATGTGGTTCTCTTCATGGGTGCAGTTACAAAACGTCCTCATCTATCTATAGTGACAGAGTATTTGCCTAG AGGTAGTTTATTCCGCCTGATACATAGACCAGTGTCGAATGAAATTCAGGATCCAAGGAGAAGATTGCGAATGGCTATAGATGTG GCTAAAGGGATCAATTATCTCCATTGTCTGAAGCCTCCAATTGTGCACTGGGATCTCAAATCCCCAAACCTTTTAGTAGACAAAAATTGGAATGTAAAG GTGTGTGATTTTGGGTTGTCCAGATTTAAGGCAAACACTTTCTTGTCATCAAAATCTGTTACAGGAACG CCTGAGTGGATGGCTCCAGAATTTCTTCGTGGAGAACCTACAAATGAGAAGTCTGATGTATACAGTTTTGGAGTTATCCTGTGGGAACTCGTGACCTTACAGCAGCCATGGGATGGACTTAGCCATGCCCAG GTGGTTGGAGCTGTGGCATTCCAGAATAGGAGACCTTCTATCCCTTCAAACGTCTCTCCAGTATTAGCCTCCCTAACGGAATCTTGTTGGGCGGA TAACCCAGCTGATCGCCCATCTTTTGCTAGCATAGTTGAGACGCTAAAGAAGCTGCTAAAGTCACCCGCAGATGCCATAAAAATGGGTGGAACATAA